One part of the Algibacter sp. L1A34 genome encodes these proteins:
- a CDS encoding hybrid sensor histidine kinase/response regulator transcription factor, translating to MANRFIILFYMLLFALCSFGQSLKFEHYNDNDGLSHNSVRHIVQDKHGFLWLGTFSGLNRFDGYEFQTFLNTSEGDRKINDNDITALEIDKETGDIWIGTRKGLTLFNIETQEFTTFLNEDGNLSSLQDEEIRSIYIDKFSRVWVGTKDSGIFLFFAEEKRFEKVEIQGFNYVKEIFEDTKGNIWIGSYGSASVAKIILDSVGKIQQIETFVLQIPNSTEINPYVNFIYEDAKNDIFVGTRKGLYKLDKNQNKFVNLYIENNSDREALGPYFLTVTQAPNGKYWVGTLGGLLVCDSLEAISKGEYKRYFSVLTDQTSLIDNLVSALYFDTSGILWIGTEDGLDKYDPFENQFNLNKDISNFIGNQAPRIRGFSKTYDDKIIVATRHNGLFISEKENFIPLEINQKDIASICSTDGKTFYCGLWDGKILIYDYVNRSSKEIGIGFEESPVIAFENLGNGKLVIGSFGEGAVILDTEDVSEKTKKIQLLKGYEINEIIKDTDNNLWFATETGVVKHNLVNGDQMVYTSSLSKDRGLLHNNVSDIVFDNSGKLWAATRNGLCFFDEVENNFLPLKNPKELAGKWITDLLIDKEGDLWLNVNNNSVARLKTNSLDYNIYHVNSGNRLDYFSSRGFYKFGDSNIYLGGKKGVIYFSPYTIKENKLSPQPVITEVKIQNEILFPTKEINGEIPLAKDFNQTKSIALNYKNRNFSLQFSTPSYANEKLNKFEYQLEGFDQKWIATSSNSRTVQYTNLFPGNYVFKIKSCNSDGHWSNVVSYKIKIERPFWFTYQALILLILLIGVILHFVRREVKNRLRLKQELVTEKVNRERDIKLNNEKLRFFTNISHELRTPLTLILGPVKQLIEESKTYSSEYQKSRYNLIHQNASRLLNLVNQVLDFRKAQTGELKLKVSRTDILQYTHNTFDSFKEFAYNKEIQMNFNTENDSLFGWIDHDKLDKILYNLLSNAIKFTNKYGHVDLYVRFKDEKEEVVVLEVSDDGIGIPVKSQEKIFKRFYQATNSKENNTGSGIGLSLVKALVDLHKGQITVESTPKKGSVFSVEIPIKREFYSKNEVFEFVANTNEETPIPQVQVKKITTNTEIKEKILVVEDNIELRKYLIDYLSNYYKVYEAENGEEGLRICRQIKPILCVADVMMPIKSGLEFCEELKNDEFISHIPVILLTALSENEDKVKGYNIGADGYLVKPFDPSLLRSIIVNIIKSRLELKSKFSNDAESEIGLITHSPVDEVLMGKISKLIDKNISKPDLTTGYICEELGVSSSKLYRKIKELTDLAPNEFIRTVRLKRSVQLLKTKKYNVSEVTDLIGFNDPLYFSRCFKKQFGYPPSKLLK from the coding sequence ATGGCAAACCGCTTTATCATATTATTTTACATGTTACTTTTTGCTTTGTGCTCATTTGGACAAAGCCTTAAATTCGAGCATTATAACGATAACGATGGCTTGTCTCACAATTCTGTGCGGCATATTGTACAGGATAAACATGGCTTTTTGTGGTTAGGAACTTTTTCGGGGTTAAACCGATTTGATGGTTATGAATTTCAAACGTTTTTAAATACTTCCGAAGGTGATCGTAAAATTAACGATAACGATATTACAGCTTTAGAAATCGATAAAGAAACGGGGGATATCTGGATTGGAACAAGAAAAGGGCTTACTCTATTTAATATAGAAACTCAGGAGTTTACCACTTTTTTAAATGAAGACGGGAATCTAAGCAGTTTACAAGATGAAGAAATTAGATCTATCTATATTGATAAATTTAGCCGTGTTTGGGTTGGAACTAAAGATAGTGGTATTTTTTTATTTTTTGCTGAAGAAAAACGGTTTGAAAAAGTAGAAATTCAGGGTTTTAATTATGTTAAAGAAATTTTTGAAGATACAAAAGGTAATATTTGGATTGGAAGTTATGGTTCGGCATCGGTAGCCAAAATAATATTAGATTCTGTTGGGAAGATACAGCAGATAGAAACGTTTGTTCTTCAAATTCCAAATTCTACTGAGATAAATCCTTATGTTAATTTTATTTACGAGGATGCTAAAAACGATATATTCGTAGGTACTCGTAAAGGACTTTATAAATTAGATAAAAACCAAAATAAGTTTGTGAATCTCTATATCGAAAACAACTCGGATAGAGAAGCTCTAGGTCCTTATTTTTTAACAGTTACGCAAGCTCCTAATGGAAAATATTGGGTAGGAACTTTAGGCGGATTGTTAGTTTGTGATTCTTTGGAAGCGATTAGTAAAGGCGAGTATAAGCGTTATTTTTCGGTTTTAACAGATCAAACCTCCTTGATTGATAATCTTGTATCGGCTTTATATTTTGACACTTCTGGGATTTTATGGATTGGTACCGAGGATGGTTTGGATAAATATGATCCGTTTGAAAATCAATTTAATCTTAATAAGGATATTTCTAATTTTATTGGTAATCAAGCACCTAGAATTCGTGGGTTTTCTAAAACTTATGATGATAAAATTATTGTGGCAACACGGCACAATGGACTTTTTATTTCTGAAAAAGAAAATTTTATTCCTTTAGAAATCAACCAAAAAGATATTGCTAGTATCTGTTCTACAGATGGTAAAACGTTTTATTGTGGACTTTGGGATGGTAAAATATTAATTTACGATTATGTAAATCGGAGTTCAAAAGAAATTGGTATTGGTTTTGAAGAATCTCCTGTTATAGCTTTTGAGAATTTAGGGAATGGTAAGCTCGTAATAGGTTCCTTTGGCGAAGGTGCTGTGATTTTGGATACAGAAGATGTTTCAGAAAAAACAAAGAAGATACAGTTATTAAAAGGGTATGAGATTAATGAAATTATAAAAGATACCGATAATAATCTCTGGTTTGCTACCGAAACGGGGGTTGTAAAACACAACTTGGTAAATGGAGATCAAATGGTTTACACTTCATCTTTAAGTAAGGATAGAGGGTTATTACACAATAATGTTAGTGATATCGTTTTTGATAACTCCGGTAAACTTTGGGCAGCAACGCGTAATGGTTTATGCTTTTTTGATGAAGTTGAAAACAACTTTTTACCTTTAAAAAACCCTAAAGAACTTGCAGGGAAATGGATAACAGATTTATTGATAGACAAAGAAGGTGATTTATGGCTAAACGTAAATAATAACAGTGTTGCAAGGCTAAAAACTAATAGTTTAGATTATAATATTTACCATGTAAACAGTGGGAATCGATTAGATTATTTTAGCTCTCGTGGTTTTTATAAGTTCGGAGATTCTAATATTTATTTGGGAGGAAAAAAGGGTGTTATCTACTTTTCGCCTTATACTATTAAAGAAAATAAACTATCACCCCAACCTGTAATAACCGAAGTGAAAATTCAAAATGAGATATTATTTCCTACCAAAGAAATAAATGGAGAAATACCGCTTGCAAAGGATTTTAATCAAACAAAAAGTATCGCTCTAAATTATAAAAACAGGAATTTTTCGTTGCAGTTTTCTACGCCATCTTATGCTAATGAAAAGCTTAATAAATTTGAATATCAGTTAGAAGGTTTCGATCAAAAATGGATTGCTACTAGTAGTAATTCTCGAACGGTTCAATACACCAATTTATTTCCTGGTAATTATGTTTTCAAAATAAAATCGTGTAATAGTGATGGGCATTGGAGTAATGTTGTTTCATATAAAATAAAAATTGAACGTCCGTTTTGGTTTACTTATCAGGCGCTTATTTTATTGATATTGCTAATTGGGGTAATATTACATTTTGTGAGGCGTGAAGTAAAAAATAGATTGAGGTTAAAACAAGAGTTAGTAACAGAAAAAGTAAACCGTGAGCGGGATATTAAATTGAACAACGAGAAATTACGATTTTTCACCAATATATCTCACGAGTTAAGAACGCCTTTAACACTCATTTTAGGACCTGTAAAGCAATTAATAGAAGAGAGTAAAACTTATAGTAGCGAGTACCAAAAAAGCCGTTATAATTTGATTCATCAAAACGCGAGCCGACTATTAAATTTGGTTAATCAAGTTTTAGACTTTAGAAAGGCGCAAACGGGAGAATTAAAACTAAAAGTATCACGAACTGATATATTACAATACACACATAACACCTTCGATTCGTTTAAAGAGTTTGCCTATAATAAAGAAATTCAAATGAATTTTAACACCGAAAACGATTCTCTTTTTGGTTGGATTGATCATGATAAATTGGATAAAATTCTTTATAATCTATTGTCTAATGCTATTAAGTTTACCAATAAATATGGACATGTTGATTTATATGTACGTTTTAAGGACGAGAAAGAAGAGGTTGTAGTTTTGGAAGTAAGTGATGATGGAATAGGTATTCCCGTAAAGAGTCAAGAAAAGATTTTTAAGCGATTTTATCAAGCCACAAATAGTAAAGAAAATAATACGGGTTCTGGTATTGGTTTGTCTTTAGTTAAGGCCTTGGTCGATCTGCATAAAGGACAAATAACTGTTGAAAGTACACCTAAAAAAGGAAGTGTTTTTTCAGTTGAAATACCGATAAAACGAGAGTTTTATAGTAAAAATGAAGTTTTTGAATTTGTTGCTAATACAAATGAAGAAACGCCAATACCTCAAGTACAGGTAAAGAAAATAACAACTAATACTGAAATAAAAGAGAAGATATTAGTCGTTGAGGATAATATAGAACTCCGTAAATATTTAATTGATTATTTATCGAATTATTACAAAGTTTACGAAGCTGAAAACGGGGAAGAGGGCTTGAGGATTTGCCGACAAATAAAACCTATTTTATGTGTTGCAGATGTTATGATGCCTATTAAAAGTGGGCTTGAGTTTTGTGAGGAACTTAAAAACGATGAGTTTATTAGTCATATTCCAGTAATTTTATTAACCGCACTTTCGGAAAATGAAGACAAGGTAAAAGGATATAATATTGGTGCCGATGGGTATTTGGTAAAGCCCTTTGATCCGTCTTTATTACGATCTATAATTGTTAATATCATCAAGTCGCGATTAGAGTTGAAATCGAAATTCTCTAATGATGCGGAAAGTGAAATAGGCCTCATTACACATTCGCCTGTAGATGAGGTGTTAATGGGAAAAATATCTAAACTTATTGATAAAAATATTAGCAAACCCGATTTAACAACAGGTTATATTTGCGAAGAGTTGGGGGTGAGTTCATCAAAATTATACCGAAAAATTAAAGAACTTACCGATTTGGCTCCAAACGAATTTATTAGAACGGTACGACTAAAAAGATCAGTACAGCTTTTAAAAACGAAGAAGTATAATGTATCGGAAGTTACTGATTTAATTGGGTTTAACGACCCTTTGTACTTTAGTCGTTGCTTTAAAAAACAGTTTGGTTACCCACCAAGTAAATTGCTTAAATAG
- a CDS encoding inositol oxygenase family protein: MKPSENKSVQNPMKDIDDWEDNLLDRYPDPQENKKEEEEFRNYEDSDRLDTVREFYKINHEFQTYDFVCEKEAEFLKFDRKEMSIWGAVDFLNTLVDDSDPDIDLDQLQHLLQTSEAIRADGHPDWFILTGFIHDLGKILCLFGEPQWAVVGDTFPVGCAYSDKIVYPEFFKANPDYSDLRFNTKYGVYKPNCGLDNVKMSWGHDEYLYQIMKDYLPDPALYMIRYHSFYSQHRENDYTHLMNAKDIEMFEWVKKFNPYDLYSKAPVPPNAEELLPYYKELVAKYLPEKLKF, translated from the coding sequence ATGAAACCATCTGAGAATAAGAGTGTCCAAAATCCAATGAAAGATATTGACGATTGGGAAGATAATTTATTAGATAGATATCCTGATCCACAAGAGAATAAAAAAGAAGAAGAGGAATTTAGGAATTATGAAGACTCTGATAGGTTAGATACCGTTCGCGAGTTTTATAAAATAAATCATGAATTTCAAACTTATGACTTTGTTTGCGAAAAAGAAGCAGAGTTTTTAAAATTCGATAGAAAAGAAATGTCTATTTGGGGTGCCGTAGATTTTTTAAATACTTTGGTAGATGATAGTGATCCTGATATTGATTTAGATCAATTACAGCATTTATTACAAACTTCGGAAGCTATTCGTGCAGATGGCCACCCAGATTGGTTTATACTTACCGGTTTTATTCACGATTTAGGGAAAATTTTATGTTTATTTGGCGAGCCGCAGTGGGCTGTTGTTGGAGATACGTTCCCTGTTGGTTGTGCATATTCTGATAAAATTGTTTATCCTGAATTTTTTAAAGCGAATCCGGATTATTCAGATTTACGTTTCAATACAAAGTATGGTGTTTACAAACCAAATTGCGGTTTAGATAACGTGAAAATGAGTTGGGGTCACGATGAGTATTTGTATCAAATTATGAAGGATTACTTACCTGATCCAGCCTTATATATGATTCGTTATCACTCGTTCTATTCTCAACATCGCGAAAACGATTACACACATTTAATGAATGCAAAAGATATTGAAATGTTTGAATGGGTTAAGAAATTTAATCCTTACGATTTGTATTCCAAAGCACCAGTTCCACCAAATGCAGAGGAGCTTTTACCTTATTATAAAGAATTGGTAGCGAAATATTTACCCGAGAAATTGAAGTTTTAA
- a CDS encoding solute:sodium symporter family transporter, whose translation MYTTLTFIGFTVFVAFYSWYKLRKEKLNSKDGYFLGGRSLTGVVIAGSMLLTNISTEHLIGMNGSSYKNGFIIIAWEVTSALALVVAAIYFVPKYLKMGLTTIPEYLEKRFDSTTRTLVALFLMISFIVTLLPIVLYTGAINLESIFNVSEVLEVTKKEGLWITVVGIGVLGSVYAIFGGLKAVAISDTINGYGLLIGGLAIPLIALVSIGDGNPLAGLTKVYNHSPEKFNVIGAKDSVLPFEVLFTGLIINQLYFWSMNQTIIQRALGAKNLVEAQKGLLYTGVLKILVPIIIILPGVIGFYYFGDSMFEGQDMIYPELIKKVLPVGLVGIFAAIVMGAVLSTFNSVLNSAATIFSIDVFKRHLGKNCSDKKLVKVGRLTSLILAIFAILVAPMVANAPDGLYQLLQQLNGIFFIPIASIMLAGFFLKKVSAMGAKVALFVGLAFYILTTFILKVDIHFVHIWGIEFLLNIIVMFAVSYFYPVTSEMKQDNIVFVEMKTWRYTKPMSIFLCVVTVSIYILLGIN comes from the coding sequence ATGTACACTACGCTAACTTTTATTGGCTTTACGGTCTTTGTAGCTTTTTATTCTTGGTATAAACTTCGTAAAGAAAAACTAAACTCTAAAGATGGCTATTTCCTTGGCGGAAGAAGTTTAACAGGGGTTGTTATCGCCGGCTCCATGTTACTTACTAATATTTCTACCGAACACCTTATTGGTATGAATGGCTCGTCTTACAAAAACGGATTTATTATTATAGCTTGGGAAGTAACATCTGCTTTAGCTTTGGTGGTTGCAGCTATTTATTTTGTTCCAAAATATTTGAAAATGGGTTTAACAACTATTCCCGAATATTTGGAAAAACGTTTTGATAGCACCACACGGACTTTAGTGGCTTTGTTTTTAATGATTTCGTTTATAGTAACACTTTTACCTATTGTTTTATACACAGGTGCCATAAATTTAGAAAGTATTTTTAATGTTTCGGAAGTTTTGGAAGTCACCAAAAAAGAAGGGCTTTGGATAACAGTAGTTGGTATTGGTGTTTTAGGATCTGTATATGCCATTTTTGGGGGTTTAAAGGCCGTTGCTATTTCAGATACTATAAATGGTTACGGACTTTTAATTGGTGGTTTAGCGATTCCATTAATAGCTTTGGTAAGTATAGGTGATGGTAATCCGTTGGCAGGTTTAACTAAGGTTTATAATCATAGTCCAGAAAAATTTAATGTTATTGGAGCTAAAGATTCAGTGTTACCTTTTGAAGTGCTTTTTACAGGTTTAATAATTAATCAGCTTTATTTTTGGAGTATGAACCAAACCATAATTCAACGGGCTTTAGGAGCAAAAAATTTAGTTGAAGCTCAAAAAGGATTATTGTATACTGGTGTTTTAAAAATTTTAGTTCCTATTATTATCATTTTACCTGGTGTTATTGGCTTTTACTATTTTGGAGATTCTATGTTTGAAGGGCAGGATATGATTTACCCTGAATTAATTAAAAAAGTGTTGCCTGTTGGCCTTGTTGGTATTTTTGCAGCTATTGTTATGGGGGCTGTTTTAAGCACCTTTAATAGTGTACTTAATAGTGCAGCAACTATTTTTAGTATTGATGTTTTCAAAAGGCACTTAGGAAAGAATTGCAGTGATAAAAAATTAGTAAAAGTAGGCCGATTAACGTCTTTAATACTGGCGATTTTTGCCATTTTAGTTGCTCCTATGGTAGCCAATGCTCCCGATGGATTATATCAATTATTGCAACAGTTAAACGGGATTTTCTTTATACCAATAGCATCCATTATGTTAGCGGGGTTTTTCTTAAAAAAAGTATCAGCGATGGGAGCGAAGGTTGCTTTATTTGTAGGGTTAGCATTTTATATTCTAACTACCTTTATTTTAAAAGTTGATATTCATTTTGTGCATATTTGGGGTATTGAATTTCTTCTGAATATAATAGTGATGTTTGCCGTTTCTTATTTTTATCCGGTGACATCAGAAATGAAGCAAGATAATATTGTTTTTGTTGAAATGAAAACATGGAGATACACAAAACCAATGTCTATTTTTCTGTGTGTAGTTACAGTTTCAATTTATATTTTATTAGGAATAAATTAG
- a CDS encoding DUF4861 family protein, which yields MNRNKILVGIFCAAILSSCNQKENTKSIVVKNTLDFEKTFETVELTAAFLNVTDLNTVGIRDAENGQLQVTQTVDNDGDGTMDEILFQPKIAANSEKTFEIVSVTEAEKPKAEELCYSRFVPERTDDYTWENNKVAFRVYGPVAQKMIEDSIPGGTLSSGVDAWLKKVEYPIINKWYKKNSIKPGAYHEASPEGRDNFHVGVSRGVGGIAVKADTTYYFSKNYTKWRTITTGPLRTSFYLEYANWDANGKTIKESKVISLDLGSNFSKFTTHLEGSDTISAGLTLHEKDGEVSGSNDNGWVSYWQPHFETELGTAIIAPKGTFLGFETYDTNQTDLSNAYADLKVVNNEVVYYSGFAWSDSGQFKDRQEWEAYLDMFSKQINTPLEVTLK from the coding sequence ATGAATAGAAATAAAATATTAGTCGGCATTTTTTGTGCAGCTATACTTTCTTCTTGTAATCAAAAAGAAAACACAAAATCTATTGTTGTTAAAAACACTTTAGATTTTGAAAAAACTTTTGAAACAGTTGAATTAACAGCAGCATTTTTAAATGTAACCGACTTAAACACTGTTGGTATTCGTGATGCTGAAAATGGGCAGTTACAAGTAACGCAAACCGTAGATAATGATGGAGACGGCACTATGGACGAAATTTTATTTCAACCTAAAATTGCTGCAAATTCTGAAAAAACGTTTGAAATTGTATCCGTTACAGAAGCTGAAAAACCAAAAGCTGAAGAACTTTGCTATTCTCGGTTTGTACCAGAACGTACAGACGATTATACTTGGGAAAACAATAAAGTAGCTTTTCGAGTTTACGGACCTGTTGCCCAAAAAATGATTGAAGATAGCATACCTGGAGGCACACTTTCTAGTGGTGTTGATGCTTGGTTGAAAAAAGTAGAATATCCAATTATTAATAAATGGTACAAAAAGAATTCTATTAAACCAGGTGCTTATCATGAAGCTTCTCCGGAAGGTCGTGATAATTTTCACGTTGGTGTTAGCCGTGGTGTTGGTGGTATTGCTGTAAAAGCAGACACAACTTACTATTTCTCTAAAAACTATACCAAATGGCGTACAATAACAACAGGACCGCTTAGAACTAGTTTTTATTTAGAATATGCTAATTGGGATGCCAATGGAAAAACAATTAAAGAGTCTAAAGTTATTAGTCTTGATTTAGGAAGTAATTTCTCGAAATTCACTACGCACCTTGAAGGATCGGATACTATTTCTGCTGGTTTAACTTTACATGAAAAAGATGGCGAAGTTTCTGGCAGTAATGATAATGGTTGGGTAAGTTATTGGCAACCACATTTCGAAACAGAATTAGGAACAGCAATTATTGCTCCTAAAGGAACATTTTTAGGTTTTGAAACGTATGACACCAATCAAACAGACTTAAGTAATGCTTACGCCGATTTAAAAGTTGTAAACAATGAAGTTGTTTATTATTCTGGTTTTGCTTGGAGTGATAGCGGACAATTTAAAGATCGTCAAGAATGGGAAGCATATTTAGATATGTTTTCTAAACAAATTAATACACCTTTAGAAGTTACTTTGAAGTAA
- a CDS encoding gluconate 5-dehydrogenase, giving the protein MSINLFDLTGKVALITGAVHGLGMAMAKGLGGAGATIVVNNNSQDKLDEAVKEYKACGFKAFGYVFDVTDEKAVIEAVAKIEAEVGPIDILVNNAGIIKRTPIVDMEVADFELVLKVDLVGPFIVSKQVAKGMIERGGGKIINICSMMSELGRTSVSAYAAAKGGLKMLTRSMATEWARFNIQTNGIGPGYFATKQTAPIRLDGHPFNDFIINRTPAARWGDPEDLQGTAIFLSSKASDFVNGHVVYVDGGILATIGKPSNED; this is encoded by the coding sequence ATGTCGATTAACTTATTTGACCTTACAGGAAAAGTTGCTTTAATAACAGGTGCAGTTCACGGATTGGGAATGGCAATGGCAAAAGGACTTGGTGGCGCAGGAGCTACTATAGTTGTAAACAACAATTCTCAAGATAAATTAGATGAAGCTGTAAAAGAATACAAAGCTTGTGGTTTTAAAGCCTTTGGTTATGTGTTTGATGTTACAGATGAAAAAGCTGTAATTGAAGCGGTTGCTAAAATTGAAGCAGAAGTAGGACCTATTGATATTCTTGTAAATAATGCAGGAATTATTAAAAGAACACCTATTGTTGATATGGAAGTTGCTGATTTTGAATTAGTACTTAAAGTAGACCTTGTAGGACCTTTTATTGTTTCTAAACAAGTAGCAAAAGGTATGATTGAAAGAGGTGGTGGGAAAATCATCAACATCTGTTCAATGATGAGTGAATTAGGTAGAACTTCTGTTAGTGCTTATGCAGCTGCAAAAGGTGGCTTAAAAATGCTTACAAGAAGTATGGCTACAGAGTGGGCTAGATTTAACATCCAAACCAATGGTATTGGACCAGGTTATTTTGCAACAAAACAAACAGCTCCTATTAGGTTAGACGGCCATCCATTTAATGATTTTATTATTAATAGAACTCCTGCTGCGCGTTGGGGAGATCCAGAAGATTTACAAGGTACCGCTATCTTTTTAAGTTCTAAAGCTAGTGATTTTGTAAATGGACACGTAGTGTATGTTGATGGTGGTATTCTTGCTACTATTGGAAAACCTTCAAACGAAGATTAA
- the kduI gene encoding 5-dehydro-4-deoxy-D-glucuronate isomerase, translating to MKTNYEVRYAASPQDVKSYDTTRLRDEFLIDNLMSPDQVNLVYSHYDRFISGSAVPVKEELKLEAIDPLKADYFLERRELGIINIGGSGIVTVDGHVYHLDNREALYVGRGNKEVTFASNSASEPSMFYLNSTPAHKEFPNKKIGINDVEVVQLGAPETANARTLRKYIVNSVVDVCQLQMGMTELKTGSVWNTMPAHVHDRRMEVYFYFDVPEDQSVCHFMGQPQETRHIWMQNNQAVISPAWSVHSGSGTSSYTFIWGMAGENLDYGDMDHCKINELK from the coding sequence ATGAAAACCAATTATGAAGTGCGTTATGCTGCGTCACCACAAGATGTTAAATCATACGACACTACAAGACTAAGAGATGAGTTTTTAATTGACAACTTAATGTCTCCAGATCAAGTGAATTTGGTGTATTCTCATTATGATAGATTTATTTCAGGAAGTGCTGTTCCTGTAAAAGAAGAATTAAAATTAGAAGCAATAGACCCATTAAAGGCGGATTATTTTCTTGAACGCCGCGAATTAGGAATTATCAACATTGGTGGTTCTGGTATTGTTACTGTCGATGGCCATGTTTACCATTTAGATAACCGTGAAGCTTTATATGTTGGTCGTGGAAACAAAGAAGTAACTTTTGCAAGCAATTCTGCTAGCGAACCTTCTATGTTTTACTTAAACTCTACACCCGCTCACAAAGAATTTCCTAATAAAAAAATTGGAATTAACGATGTTGAAGTTGTTCAGTTAGGAGCTCCAGAAACAGCAAATGCTAGAACACTTAGAAAATATATTGTAAATAGCGTTGTAGATGTTTGCCAATTACAAATGGGGATGACAGAGTTAAAAACAGGATCTGTTTGGAACACCATGCCAGCTCACGTACACGATAGACGTATGGAAGTTTATTTCTATTTCGATGTACCAGAAGATCAATCTGTATGTCACTTTATGGGGCAACCACAAGAAACTCGCCACATTTGGATGCAAAATAATCAAGCAGTGATTTCTCCAGCTTGGTCTGTACATTCAGGATCAGGAACCAGCAGCTACACATTTATTTGGGGTATGGCAGGTGAGAATTTAGATTATGGTGATATGGATCATTGTAAAATTAACGAATTAAAATAA
- a CDS encoding LacI family DNA-binding transcriptional regulator has protein sequence MNNKPTIHDIAKALEIDSSTVSRALNDSPRVTQSTKDKILAKAEELGYQRNMLASNLRKNITNTIGVVVPRISRHFFSSAIQGIEEMAYLAGYNVIICQSLEQLEREKKIVEGLVANRVDGLLISVSMETMNYDHLEVLKNSNIPLIFFDRHCDIPGFVNVLIDDFKGGFDATQHLISKGCKHIVHLSGPQELEIYKNRFEGYKAALKQNNLVFNKEYVISSRLMEQDGYISMQKLLAKNIPIDAVFSANDLSAIGAMKYTKEQQIKIPEDIAFVGFSNEPISSVIEPSLTTIDQSGFEIGKIATELIFEHIAKKEVNQEAKTILIDTHLIERNSSKK, from the coding sequence TTGAATAATAAACCTACCATACACGATATTGCTAAGGCGTTAGAAATTGATAGTTCTACCGTATCAAGAGCCTTAAATGATAGTCCGCGTGTAACTCAATCTACAAAAGATAAAATATTAGCAAAGGCTGAAGAGCTAGGTTATCAGCGTAATATGTTGGCCTCTAACTTGCGTAAAAACATTACTAATACCATAGGTGTTGTGGTGCCAAGAATATCGCGACACTTTTTTTCATCGGCAATTCAAGGTATAGAAGAAATGGCGTATTTGGCTGGTTATAATGTTATTATTTGTCAGTCTCTAGAACAATTAGAACGCGAAAAAAAAATAGTTGAAGGATTAGTTGCAAATAGAGTAGATGGTTTATTAATTTCGGTGTCTATGGAAACCATGAATTACGACCATTTAGAAGTATTGAAAAACAGTAATATTCCGCTTATATTTTTCGATAGACATTGCGATATTCCAGGCTTTGTTAATGTGTTAATTGATGATTTTAAAGGAGGCTTTGATGCCACTCAGCATTTAATATCAAAGGGTTGTAAACATATTGTGCATTTATCGGGACCACAAGAATTAGAGATATATAAAAATAGATTTGAAGGCTATAAAGCCGCACTAAAACAAAATAATTTAGTTTTTAATAAGGAATACGTTATTAGTTCTCGACTTATGGAACAAGATGGTTATATTAGTATGCAGAAATTATTAGCGAAAAATATACCCATTGATGCGGTGTTTTCTGCTAACGATTTATCAGCAATTGGTGCTATGAAATATACAAAAGAGCAACAAATAAAAATACCTGAAGATATTGCTTTTGTTGGTTTTAGTAACGAACCGATTTCTAGTGTTATCGAGCCTTCGCTAACAACAATCGATCAATCGGGATTTGAAATAGGAAAAATAGCGACAGAATTAATTTTCGAGCATATTGCTAAAAAAGAAGTTAATCAAGAAGCAAAAACCATATTAATTGATACGCACTTAATTGAGCGGAATTCATCTAAAAAATAA